One stretch of Flavobacterium sp. 9 DNA includes these proteins:
- a CDS encoding YaiO family outer membrane beta-barrel protein — protein MKNSKLLNITRLLFCLFLLSNQTIKAQKIDTDSLLTVVMKDMKSAHPDYKLNIKRALLGKKLAPDYVDFSLALGRNYDLAKQKDSARYYYKYVIDKNPRYADAFLYLINMDLEDENYDEALTTTYKAIDLYPDNKDFRLKRIAIYSLQDDTKNEAKYLKSIRAKFPNDPDIEQQLFDLYSKTNIDRVGAYYNLTTIDRDGVGPWHLASADYMHQRTWGSLIGRVSYAKRLSSNLVMASGLQFEAESYLFAKKSHYHYIDVAYSKDSAFPEWRLGYSYFQNFKKGWEADLGVRYIKMQDNSDLTTLNLGIGKYLGSYWLNLRSFIQKDNPSFTLTSRYYYKTKFDYVTVIAGYGTSPDDRTRAAEYDMRTSLSSYRLSVGFYKLIQTHYVFGFLITDNEQEYTKNKYQTELDFAVLLQYKF, from the coding sequence ATGAAAAATAGTAAACTCTTAAATATAACCAGACTGCTTTTTTGTTTGTTTTTACTTTCGAATCAAACTATTAAAGCACAAAAAATTGACACAGACAGTCTTTTAACTGTCGTAATGAAAGACATGAAAAGCGCACACCCTGATTATAAACTGAATATAAAAAGAGCTTTATTAGGAAAAAAACTTGCCCCGGATTATGTTGATTTTTCTTTGGCTTTAGGCCGAAATTATGATTTAGCAAAGCAAAAAGACAGCGCCAGATACTACTACAAATATGTAATTGATAAAAATCCGAGATATGCAGATGCTTTTCTATATCTCATAAACATGGATTTAGAAGACGAAAATTATGATGAAGCTTTAACCACGACTTATAAAGCGATTGATTTATATCCTGACAACAAAGATTTCAGGCTTAAAAGAATTGCGATTTATTCGCTGCAGGATGATACCAAAAACGAAGCAAAATATCTAAAATCTATTCGGGCAAAATTCCCTAATGATCCGGATATAGAGCAGCAACTTTTTGATTTATATTCTAAAACCAATATTGATCGTGTAGGCGCCTATTATAATCTGACCACAATTGATCGCGACGGGGTTGGTCCGTGGCATTTAGCAAGCGCAGATTACATGCATCAACGCACTTGGGGAAGTTTAATTGGCAGAGTTAGCTATGCAAAAAGACTTTCGTCAAATTTGGTTATGGCGAGCGGACTACAATTTGAGGCAGAATCTTATCTCTTTGCCAAAAAAAGTCATTATCATTATATTGATGTCGCTTACAGCAAAGACAGCGCTTTTCCGGAATGGAGATTGGGTTATTCCTATTTTCAGAATTTCAAGAAAGGTTGGGAAGCTGATTTAGGAGTTCGGTATATTAAAATGCAGGATAATAGCGACTTAACAACATTAAATCTGGGAATAGGAAAATATCTTGGCTCTTATTGGCTAAATTTAAGGTCATTTATTCAAAAAGATAATCCATCATTTACTTTGACATCCCGTTATTATTATAAAACAAAGTTTGATTATGTGACTGTAATTGCCGGCTACGGAACTTCGCCTGACGATAGAACAAGAGCCGCAGAATACGACATGAGAACGTCATTAAGTTCTTATAGACTAAGTGTGGGATTTTATAAATTAATACAGACTCATTATGTTTTTGGTTTTCTAATCACTGATAATGAACAGGAATACACCAAAAACAAATACCAAACCGAACTTGATTTTGCGGTTTTATTACAATATAAATTTTAA
- a CDS encoding glycosyltransferase: protein MTHDFLYYLIRVYDIFVACFSIGYISFYIFLSILSYWAIIKHLKYQKYLEEEVLIRSNHILGVSIVAPAFNEGVNIVYNVKSLLSLTYPKFEIIIVNDGSSDNTLEKLITEFDLVKIDFYYQEKIVTQPVRGHYKSTNPVYSRLLIVDKINGKSKADASNAGINSSQYPLFLCTDVDCILKSNTILKLAKPFMENETRVIATGAGIRISNSCDIKEGFLYKVHYPKEWYPRFQELEYVRSFLFGRMAWSQINGLLLVSGGLGMFDKDIVIKAGGYWHQSLGEDMELITRMRKYMHDAKEDFLIKYIPESLCWTEVPSTREIFLRQRIRWARGLVQTLYLHRKMFLNPKYGRTGFLILPFFFSFEFLVPIIEFTGIITLIASFVFGIINFQFLFLISFLVYLFYLSITIISILIDEVLYKSYASYKELITLIGMAIIEPFVYHPITIYASLTGYWHFFRKKEQKWGVMVRKGFESPAKK, encoded by the coding sequence ATGACACATGATTTTCTATATTATCTTATTCGTGTTTATGATATTTTTGTAGCCTGTTTTTCCATTGGTTATATTTCGTTTTATATATTTCTTTCCATTTTATCGTATTGGGCGATTATAAAACATTTAAAATATCAAAAATATCTCGAAGAAGAAGTCCTAATTAGATCCAATCATATTTTAGGCGTCTCTATTGTGGCTCCGGCGTTTAATGAAGGCGTAAACATCGTATATAATGTAAAATCGCTTCTCTCGCTGACGTATCCCAAATTTGAAATCATTATCGTAAATGACGGAAGTTCTGATAATACACTCGAAAAATTAATAACCGAATTTGATCTTGTTAAAATTGATTTTTATTATCAGGAAAAAATCGTAACGCAACCTGTTCGCGGACATTATAAATCGACAAATCCAGTTTATTCAAGATTGCTAATTGTAGATAAAATAAACGGAAAAAGTAAAGCCGACGCTTCAAATGCTGGAATAAATTCTTCGCAATATCCTTTGTTTTTATGCACCGATGTTGATTGTATCTTAAAAAGCAATACAATTTTAAAGCTTGCAAAACCGTTCATGGAAAATGAAACTCGCGTTATTGCAACCGGAGCAGGAATTAGAATTTCAAATTCTTGCGATATAAAAGAAGGTTTTCTGTATAAAGTACATTATCCAAAAGAATGGTATCCGCGTTTTCAGGAGCTTGAATATGTACGATCTTTTTTGTTTGGACGAATGGCGTGGAGCCAGATAAACGGATTATTATTAGTCTCAGGCGGATTGGGAATGTTTGACAAAGATATTGTTATAAAAGCCGGTGGATATTGGCATCAGTCTTTAGGCGAAGACATGGAACTCATAACGCGAATGCGAAAATACATGCATGATGCAAAAGAAGATTTTTTAATAAAATACATTCCGGAATCGCTTTGCTGGACAGAAGTTCCAAGCACGAGAGAAATATTTTTAAGGCAACGCATTCGTTGGGCAAGAGGATTGGTACAAACATTGTATTTACATCGAAAAATGTTTTTAAACCCAAAATATGGACGAACAGGATTCTTGATTTTACCGTTCTTTTTTAGCTTTGAATTTCTGGTGCCAATTATCGAATTTACTGGTATAATCACCTTAATTGCAAGTTTTGTTTTTGGTATAATAAACTTCCAATTTCTGTTTCTTATCAGTTTCTTAGTCTATCTTTTTTATCTGTCAATAACCATAATATCGATCTTAATTGACGAAGTACTTTATAAGAGTTATGCCAGTTATAAAGAACTCATTACGCTTATTGGAATGGCGATTATTGAGCCTTTTGTTTATCATCCTATTACGATTTATGCATCGCTAACAGGATATTGGCATTTTTTTAGAAAAAAAGAACAAAAATGGGGCGTCATGGTTCGTAAAGGTTTTGAATCACCCGCTAAAAAATAA
- a CDS encoding HEAT repeat domain-containing protein, whose protein sequence is MEHFIFDLKYYIIPSFLIVTLSLAIILILNRVYYQYNLPSQHLIIRKSEKFLTEITLSKPDKNILKYKIAKFKSEIPIHRTWCKEMLIDDMIRMKSNLKGKTAKNILIIYKQLNLNHYSASLIRDFRKYKKCEGIYHFQSLEYKPGISLIKKYLYHPNKIIRSNANIAYLALSKGDWQAINNIPVKVSIITTIKVMDVLHSEKIPIPPQIDLWIESENPTILKLAIMTMVFYNYTNKSAQIIKLLHHEDKALKIDVITAIQDLFLEEAEDELIKVFPTESIEIQIEILDALAVVGSEKTITFLKNEIEKQEIKDIKLKMVFCLNKLDSITLDALGAHDPDTQKMINHTRKLQL, encoded by the coding sequence ATGGAACATTTTATTTTCGATTTAAAATATTATATCATTCCGTCCTTCTTAATTGTAACCTTATCTTTAGCCATTATTCTAATATTGAATAGAGTCTATTATCAATACAATTTGCCTTCCCAACACCTGATTATTCGTAAATCCGAAAAATTTCTAACAGAAATCACCTTATCAAAACCGGATAAAAATATTTTAAAATACAAAATCGCCAAATTCAAATCTGAAATTCCAATACATCGTACCTGGTGCAAAGAAATGCTCATTGACGATATGATTAGAATGAAAAGCAATCTGAAAGGGAAAACAGCCAAAAACATTCTGATTATCTATAAACAACTCAATTTAAACCATTACTCTGCAAGTTTAATTCGGGATTTTAGAAAGTATAAAAAATGCGAAGGAATTTATCATTTTCAATCTTTAGAATACAAACCTGGAATTTCGCTCATTAAAAAGTATTTATACCATCCCAATAAAATTATTCGGTCCAATGCCAATATTGCTTATCTGGCTTTATCAAAAGGTGATTGGCAGGCAATTAACAACATTCCCGTTAAGGTATCGATCATTACTACAATAAAAGTTATGGATGTTTTACATTCAGAAAAAATACCAATTCCGCCACAAATAGATCTTTGGATAGAATCTGAAAATCCAACGATTCTAAAACTGGCGATTATGACAATGGTTTTCTATAATTATACCAATAAATCTGCTCAAATAATAAAGTTGCTTCATCATGAAGATAAAGCACTAAAAATCGATGTTATTACGGCAATTCAAGATTTATTTCTGGAAGAAGCCGAAGATGAACTGATTAAAGTTTTCCCAACTGAATCTATCGAAATTCAAATAGAAATATTAGACGCTCTTGCTGTAGTTGGTTCCGAAAAAACGATCACATTTCTCAAAAATGAAATCGAAAAACAAGAGATAAAAGATATCAAATTAAAAATGGTGTTTTGCTTAAACAAACTCGATTCAATAACTCTTGATGCTTTAGGCGCGCACGATCCAGACACTCAAAAAATGATTAATCACACTAGAAAATTACAGCTATGA
- a CDS encoding TIGR02757 family protein has translation MTKKELKEFLDEKVIQYNNQDFIESDPVQIPHLFSQKEDIEIAGFLSATIAWGNRKMIIKNSHQMMELMGNTPYDFVMSHTDEDLERLESFVHRTFNGKDFGGFIKGLQHIYKKHNGLEAVFAKNQETDSLQKSISEFKKIFFEIDHLPRTQKHISDPLNNSAAKRINMYLRWMVRQDAKGVDLGIWKTISPSALSCPLDVHSGNVARKLGLLSRKQNDGKALAELDLKLREMDAQDPVKYDFALFGLGVFEGF, from the coding sequence ATGACCAAAAAAGAACTTAAAGAATTTCTCGACGAAAAAGTCATTCAATATAACAATCAGGATTTCATTGAAAGCGATCCTGTACAAATTCCGCATTTATTTTCTCAAAAAGAAGACATCGAAATCGCCGGTTTCCTGAGTGCTACAATCGCATGGGGAAATCGTAAAATGATTATCAAAAATTCCCACCAAATGATGGAATTAATGGGTAATACACCTTACGATTTTGTTATGTCACATACTGATGAAGATTTAGAAAGACTGGAAAGTTTTGTTCATCGTACTTTTAATGGAAAAGATTTTGGAGGTTTTATAAAAGGTTTACAACACATTTACAAAAAACATAATGGTTTGGAAGCTGTTTTTGCCAAAAATCAGGAAACTGACAGTTTGCAAAAAAGTATAAGCGAATTCAAAAAGATCTTTTTTGAAATCGATCATTTACCACGAACTCAAAAACATATTTCAGATCCTTTAAACAATTCGGCAGCAAAAAGAATCAATATGTATTTGCGATGGATGGTTCGTCAAGACGCAAAAGGAGTCGATTTAGGAATTTGGAAAACCATTTCTCCTTCCGCATTATCTTGTCCGTTAGATGTGCATTCCGGAAATGTTGCCAGAAAATTAGGTTTGCTTTCGCGAAAGCAAAACGACGGAAAAGCTTTAGCCGAATTAGATTTAAAATTGAGAGAGATGGACGCACAAGATCCTGTTAAATATGATTTTGCACTTTTTGGATTAGGTGTTTTTGAAGGATTTTAG
- a CDS encoding ABC transporter ATP-binding protein, whose translation MIHAKNIHKFYDQLEVLKGVDLHIKKGEIVSIVGASGAGKTTLLHILGTLDKPSKADTESSLTINGQNVLGFNDKALSKFRNLNLGFIFQFHQLLPEFTALENVCIPAYIAGKKPSETEAEAKKLLTFLGLSHRIDHKPNELSGGEQQRVAVARALINKPDVIFADEPSGNLDTHSAENLHQLFFQLRDEFGQTFVIVTHNEELANMADRKLVMVDGLISN comes from the coding sequence ATGATACACGCAAAAAATATACATAAATTCTACGACCAACTCGAAGTTCTTAAAGGAGTTGATTTGCATATTAAAAAAGGAGAAATTGTTTCTATCGTTGGCGCTTCTGGTGCCGGAAAAACGACTTTATTGCATATTTTAGGTACACTTGACAAACCTTCGAAAGCTGACACAGAGAGTTCTTTGACTATAAACGGTCAAAATGTTCTGGGTTTTAATGATAAAGCATTATCAAAATTCCGAAATTTAAATCTAGGTTTCATTTTTCAGTTTCACCAACTTTTACCTGAGTTTACAGCTTTAGAAAATGTTTGTATTCCCGCTTATATTGCAGGAAAAAAACCTTCAGAAACCGAAGCTGAAGCCAAAAAACTATTGACCTTTTTAGGATTATCACATCGAATTGATCATAAACCAAACGAACTTTCCGGCGGAGAACAACAGCGTGTTGCCGTTGCGAGAGCTTTAATTAATAAGCCGGACGTTATTTTTGCCGATGAACCTTCCGGGAATCTCGACACACATTCTGCCGAAAATTTACATCAGTTATTCTTTCAGCTTCGTGACGAATTTGGACAAACTTTTGTTATCGTAACTCACAACGAAGAACTTGCAAATATGGCCGATAGAAAATTGGTAATGGTTGATGGTTTAATTAGTAATTAG